One region of Ahniella affigens genomic DNA includes:
- a CDS encoding iron-containing alcohol dehydrogenase, which yields MSPTSNWNYPTAVRFGAGRIKELAEQCRIHGIKQPLLVTDAGLARAPMTLAALQSLQDAGMPAALFADLKPNPIGANLEAGLAAYRQGGHDGVVAFGGGSGLDMGKLIAFMSGQTRPVWDYEDIGDWWTRANPDGIAPVIAVPTTAGTGSEVGRAGVLTDEATHTKKIIFHPKMMPKVVICDPELTVGMPPKITAGTGMDALSHCLEAYCAPGFHPMADGIAVEGMRLVAQALPRVMKDPQDLEARAFMMAAAAMGATAFQKGLGGMHALAHPIGALFDTHHGMTNATLMPYVLQFNRDAIAPRIARLAAYLELAEASFDGFLKFVLTLRETVGVPHTLRDLGLDATAAAQVAEMAVQDPSAGGNPIPLDVSATRAIFDAAWHG from the coding sequence ATGAGCCCGACTTCGAACTGGAACTACCCCACGGCAGTGCGCTTTGGCGCGGGCCGCATCAAAGAGCTCGCCGAGCAGTGCCGCATTCATGGCATCAAGCAACCCTTGTTGGTCACTGATGCGGGCCTTGCTCGCGCCCCGATGACGCTTGCGGCCCTGCAGTCGCTGCAGGATGCCGGCATGCCGGCGGCACTGTTCGCCGATTTGAAACCGAATCCAATCGGCGCCAACTTGGAGGCTGGACTAGCTGCCTATCGCCAGGGTGGGCACGATGGTGTGGTCGCGTTTGGCGGTGGTAGTGGCCTCGACATGGGCAAGCTGATTGCGTTCATGAGTGGTCAGACGCGGCCGGTATGGGACTACGAAGACATTGGTGACTGGTGGACGCGCGCGAATCCAGACGGCATTGCGCCCGTCATTGCCGTGCCGACCACCGCGGGCACTGGCTCCGAAGTTGGCCGGGCAGGCGTGTTGACGGACGAGGCGACACACACCAAGAAGATCATCTTTCACCCGAAGATGATGCCGAAGGTCGTGATCTGCGACCCGGAGCTGACCGTGGGGATGCCGCCAAAGATCACCGCCGGGACGGGCATGGATGCGCTATCACATTGTTTGGAAGCGTACTGCGCACCCGGGTTTCATCCGATGGCCGATGGCATCGCGGTCGAAGGCATGCGACTGGTGGCCCAGGCGCTGCCACGGGTCATGAAGGACCCGCAGGATCTTGAAGCGCGCGCGTTCATGATGGCCGCTGCGGCGATGGGTGCTACGGCATTCCAGAAGGGTCTCGGCGGCATGCATGCCCTCGCGCATCCGATCGGTGCACTATTCGATACGCATCACGGGATGACGAATGCCACGTTGATGCCCTATGTGCTGCAGTTCAATCGCGATGCCATTGCGCCGCGGATCGCGCGCTTGGCGGCATACCTGGAACTTGCCGAGGCCAGTTTCGATGGCTTTCTGAAGTTTGTCCTGACGCTACGTGAAACCGTTGGCGTGCCGCATACGCTGCGCGACTTGGGACTCGATGCAACAGCGGCGGCACAGGTTGCCGAAATGGCCGTGCAAGACCCGTCGGCGGGAGGCAATCCGATCCCGCTGGATGTGTCCGCCACGCGCGCCATCTTTGATGCGGCCTGGCACGGGTAG
- a CDS encoding aldehyde dehydrogenase family protein yields the protein MSHTAKIVSPVDGSVYAEREYASTASVALALQAARQAQQLWRSVPIAERAAVCLKAVDAMLAMQDDIVTELAWQMGRPVRYGAGELRGFADRARQMIAMAESALAPVLPDPIDGFRRYIRREPLGVVFVIAPWNYPYLTAVNAVIPALMAGNAVLLKHATQTLLVGERFQMALDRAGLPAGLFRNLLVDHDQAAAIVRSGQVHQVNFTGSVAGGRTIAQLAAEQFLGVGLELGGKDPAYVCADADLEYAVANLVDGSFFNSGQSCCGIERIYVAAPLYQQFVERFEAMTYDYVLGSPLDQATTLGPMVHARAANFVRDEVKQAIAQGARALIDPKRFAADVVGSAYLAPQVCIAVNHEMSLMREENFGPVVGIMSVTDDDEAVRLMNDSDYGLTASIWTSDLERAERIGDLIETGTVFMNRCDYLDPALAWTGVKDTGHGATLSRIGYEHLTRPKSFHLRHRV from the coding sequence ATGAGTCACACCGCCAAAATCGTGTCGCCTGTCGATGGTTCTGTCTACGCCGAGCGCGAATACGCGTCTACCGCGAGCGTAGCGTTAGCGCTGCAAGCCGCGCGGCAGGCGCAGCAGTTATGGCGGTCGGTGCCAATCGCCGAGCGCGCGGCAGTGTGCCTGAAGGCTGTCGACGCCATGCTCGCCATGCAGGACGACATTGTCACCGAGCTCGCGTGGCAGATGGGTCGGCCCGTGCGCTACGGCGCAGGCGAATTGCGCGGTTTTGCCGATCGCGCCCGGCAAATGATTGCGATGGCCGAATCCGCGCTGGCGCCCGTGCTGCCAGACCCGATCGATGGATTTCGCCGCTACATCAGGCGCGAGCCGCTGGGTGTGGTGTTTGTCATCGCACCTTGGAACTATCCTTACTTGACGGCGGTGAACGCCGTGATTCCGGCATTGATGGCTGGGAATGCAGTGTTGCTGAAACACGCGACGCAAACCCTATTGGTGGGCGAGCGGTTTCAGATGGCACTGGACCGAGCGGGCCTCCCGGCCGGCCTGTTCCGGAACCTGCTCGTCGATCACGATCAGGCGGCAGCCATTGTTCGATCCGGCCAAGTGCACCAGGTCAACTTCACGGGGTCGGTCGCAGGTGGTCGCACCATCGCACAATTGGCTGCGGAACAGTTTCTGGGCGTGGGCCTGGAACTTGGCGGCAAAGACCCAGCGTACGTGTGTGCGGATGCCGATCTCGAGTATGCCGTCGCCAATCTGGTTGACGGGAGCTTTTTCAATTCGGGCCAGAGTTGCTGCGGGATTGAGCGAATCTACGTCGCAGCACCGCTTTATCAGCAGTTTGTTGAGCGGTTCGAGGCCATGACCTACGACTATGTACTCGGCTCGCCGTTGGATCAGGCAACCACGCTTGGGCCAATGGTGCATGCACGCGCGGCAAACTTTGTGCGCGACGAAGTCAAGCAGGCGATCGCGCAAGGCGCGCGGGCACTGATTGATCCGAAACGGTTTGCCGCCGACGTTGTGGGCAGTGCATATCTCGCGCCGCAGGTGTGCATCGCGGTCAATCACGAGATGTCGCTGATGCGCGAGGAGAACTTCGGGCCGGTTGTCGGCATCATGTCCGTGACGGATGACGATGAGGCGGTGCGGTTGATGAACGACAGCGACTATGGCTTGACGGCATCGATCTGGACGTCTGATCTGGAGCGGGCCGAGCGGATTGGCGATCTGATTGAGACGGGAACGGTGTTCATGAACCGTTGCGACTATCTGGATCCGGCGCTGGCTTGGACGGGCGTCAAGGATACGGGCCATGGCGCGACCTTGTCGCGGATTGGCTATGAACACCTGACCCGGCCGAAGTCGTTTCATTTGCGCCATCGCGTGTGA
- a CDS encoding glutamine synthetase family protein encodes MAAALSFEALKQAVAAGTIDTVLACMVDMQGRLVGKRFQAEYFVDSAYEETHCCNYLLADDIDMEPVPGYQAASWSKGYGDFVLKPDLSTLRLTPWLEGTALVLCDVLDHHTHADLPHSPRAMLKRQIARLTERGFLGMFASELEFYLFDESYESIREGHYANPKTAGHYIEDYNILQTTREEGVMRAMRKGLQAAGIPVENSKGEWGPGQEEINIRYCDALTMADRHAILKNACKEIAMLQGKAITFMAKWRYDLAGSSSHIHNSLWDLEGKTSKFFDPNAPYGMSALMRSWVAGQIKYARDITWFLAPYINSYKRFQVGTFAPTRAVWSRDNRTAGFRLCAEGSKGIRIECRIGGADLNPYLAYTGLIAAGLAGIDEQLELPAPFEGDAYYGASLPEVPKTLRAAADALAGSSMLRQALGDEVVEHYHHTAEWEQFEYDRRVTDWELKRGFERY; translated from the coding sequence ATGGCAGCAGCGTTGAGCTTCGAGGCATTGAAGCAGGCAGTAGCGGCAGGGACGATCGACACGGTGTTGGCGTGCATGGTCGATATGCAAGGGCGGCTGGTCGGCAAGCGGTTTCAGGCAGAGTATTTTGTCGACAGCGCGTATGAAGAAACGCATTGCTGCAATTACTTGCTGGCTGACGATATCGATATGGAGCCGGTGCCGGGTTACCAGGCGGCGAGTTGGAGCAAAGGCTACGGCGATTTCGTGCTGAAGCCGGACTTGTCGACGCTGCGCTTGACGCCCTGGCTGGAAGGCACCGCGTTAGTGCTTTGCGATGTGCTGGATCACCACACCCATGCCGATTTGCCGCACAGTCCGCGCGCGATGTTGAAGCGCCAGATCGCACGGCTGACCGAGCGTGGATTCCTGGGCATGTTCGCGTCGGAGCTCGAGTTTTATCTGTTTGATGAGAGCTACGAGTCGATCCGCGAGGGACACTACGCGAACCCCAAGACCGCCGGGCACTACATCGAGGACTACAACATCCTGCAGACCACGCGCGAGGAAGGCGTCATGCGCGCGATGCGCAAGGGATTGCAGGCCGCCGGGATCCCGGTCGAAAACTCGAAAGGCGAGTGGGGGCCGGGACAGGAGGAGATCAATATCCGCTACTGCGATGCGCTGACGATGGCAGATCGGCATGCGATCCTGAAGAATGCCTGCAAGGAAATCGCGATGCTGCAGGGCAAGGCGATTACGTTCATGGCGAAGTGGCGCTACGACTTGGCGGGATCCAGCAGTCATATCCACAATTCGCTGTGGGACCTGGAGGGCAAGACCTCGAAATTCTTTGACCCCAATGCGCCATACGGCATGTCTGCACTGATGCGGTCTTGGGTCGCTGGGCAGATCAAGTATGCCCGTGACATCACCTGGTTTCTGGCGCCGTACATCAACTCGTACAAGCGTTTCCAGGTCGGGACGTTTGCGCCGACTCGGGCGGTTTGGAGCCGCGACAACCGCACGGCCGGATTTCGGCTGTGCGCCGAGGGCAGTAAAGGCATTCGGATCGAATGCCGAATCGGTGGCGCCGACTTGAACCCGTATCTGGCCTACACCGGATTGATCGCCGCGGGCCTTGCCGGGATCGATGAACAACTCGAACTGCCAGCGCCTTTTGAGGGCGATGCCTACTATGGTGCCAGTCTGCCGGAGGTGCCAAAGACTTTGCGCGCGGCAGCGGATGCTCTGGCCGGGTCCAGCATGTTGCGGCAAGCACTCGGCGACGAAGTGGTTGAGCACTATCACCACACCGCCGAATGGGAACAGTTCGAGTACGACCGCCGCGTCACCGACTGGGAACTGAAGCGCGGCTTTGAGCGCTATTGA
- a CDS encoding amino acid permease — protein sequence MSEAAGVTYTKVDQSYFEKRGLRRYAGVWSLWALGVGAVISGHFSGWNFGLANGWGSMFVATVIISVMYLGLTFCLAELSPALPHTGGAYSFARTAMGPWGGFLTGLSENVEYVLTPAVIVFFIGSYMGSIVGTAPEMQPLWWIGFYILFVGLNIVGVELSFRVGLVVTLLALACLVAFWILSVGHLDFNRWAMNVGPGGVELPEGNGPFLPNGIAGVLAGLPFAVWLFLAIEQLPLAAEESVDPKRDMPKGILAGMFTLIISAFMILWLNASVAGVGSFKLGTSAEPLLDGLRALLGEGSNVAAVLALVAVLGLVASFHTIIFAKGRQIYSLSRAGYFPSGLSVTHGTRKTPHVAMVGGSLVALAVMFALWFGLGAENGGKIIGGVLLNMAVFGAMFSYFMQALSFILLRVKRPNMTRPYKSPFGILGAALTMIISVVTLYVQVTGDAAYRQGVVYVAVWFVLCILYFLFVGRHKLILSPEEEFALDKNASAH from the coding sequence AAGCAGCGGGCGTTACCTACACCAAAGTTGATCAGAGCTATTTCGAAAAACGTGGCTTGCGCCGATACGCCGGGGTGTGGTCGCTCTGGGCGCTAGGCGTCGGGGCGGTCATCTCCGGGCATTTCTCAGGCTGGAATTTTGGCCTGGCCAATGGCTGGGGCAGCATGTTTGTGGCGACGGTCATCATCTCGGTGATGTATCTCGGATTGACGTTCTGCCTGGCCGAACTATCCCCGGCGTTGCCGCACACGGGCGGCGCCTACTCCTTCGCGCGTACCGCGATGGGGCCTTGGGGTGGATTCCTGACGGGCCTGTCTGAAAATGTTGAATACGTGCTGACGCCTGCCGTCATCGTGTTCTTCATTGGCAGCTACATGGGCAGCATTGTCGGGACCGCACCCGAGATGCAGCCGCTCTGGTGGATCGGATTTTACATCCTGTTTGTCGGGCTCAATATCGTCGGGGTCGAATTGTCGTTCCGCGTTGGGCTCGTGGTGACATTGCTCGCGCTGGCGTGTCTGGTCGCGTTCTGGATCCTGTCGGTTGGGCACCTCGACTTCAACCGCTGGGCGATGAACGTTGGCCCAGGCGGCGTGGAATTGCCAGAAGGTAATGGGCCGTTTCTGCCCAACGGCATTGCGGGCGTGCTCGCCGGTCTGCCGTTTGCGGTGTGGCTGTTCCTAGCGATCGAGCAGCTGCCGCTGGCGGCTGAGGAGTCGGTCGATCCGAAGCGTGATATGCCGAAGGGGATTCTGGCTGGCATGTTCACACTGATCATCTCGGCGTTCATGATTCTGTGGTTGAATGCCTCGGTCGCGGGCGTTGGATCATTCAAACTCGGTACGTCGGCCGAGCCACTGCTGGATGGCTTGCGCGCGCTGCTGGGGGAGGGCTCCAATGTGGCCGCCGTGCTGGCGTTGGTCGCTGTACTCGGTTTGGTTGCGAGCTTCCATACGATCATTTTCGCGAAGGGTCGGCAGATTTACTCCCTGAGCCGAGCGGGCTACTTCCCGTCCGGTTTGTCGGTCACCCATGGCACGCGCAAAACCCCGCATGTGGCGATGGTTGGCGGCAGCTTGGTCGCGTTGGCGGTAATGTTTGCGCTGTGGTTTGGCCTGGGCGCCGAAAATGGCGGCAAGATCATTGGTGGCGTGTTGCTCAACATGGCCGTGTTTGGCGCGATGTTTTCGTATTTCATGCAGGCGCTGTCGTTCATCCTGTTGCGAGTCAAGCGGCCCAACATGACGCGTCCGTACAAGAGCCCGTTCGGGATTCTAGGCGCGGCACTGACGATGATCATTTCGGTCGTCACGCTGTATGTGCAAGTCACTGGTGACGCGGCCTACCGCCAAGGTGTGGTGTACGTCGCGGTGTGGTTTGTGCTGTGCATTCTGTACTTCCTGTTTGTGGGTCGGCACAAGCTGATCCTGTCGCCGGAAGAGGAATTCGCGCTCGACAAGAACGCGTCGGCGCATTGA